The genomic DNA CTAGCAGAGCTCCCTTCATTTCGAGGGAACCCGACGGTAACATGTGGCTCTTGAAAGCTCCCTGAAAACTCATTTCCACCCAGACCCACTGGAACAAAGGCCACCTCCCTGCCACGCTGCCACCCTCTGGTCCAGCCTGTCCCTTGCATACAAGGTTTTGCTCCTCCTCACTTACAGTTTTCATGTGTCAGGTCCCTCCTGGGCCAGGACTTTCTAAGCTTCAACACGGAGACCCCCACTTGCCTTGCTGAGCTGCCCGTCGAGGGACGCAGGAAGGCAAAtgctctctttttttgccttgagACCACACCTGCCACAGTGGAAGAGCCTTTTGTTATTACATGCATCAGAGATGCCGAGAGATCCCTCCAACAGCAGCCACATTCAGCATCTCCCTGCCTATGCAACAGTAGCCAGCAACTCGCTTCTTGCCTGCTGAAAGGCAGATGGCTGGTAGGAAACGATGGTGCCTCTGAGAGAGGCAGAGCAGTCAGGTGACACCCAGATGGACAGCGCTGTCTCCTTGGGTCAGTGTTTTTCACAATGCCCGAACACTGGCTTGGCCAAGTGTTATCTTTCCCTGCTCCGTTTTTAAGCGCCTGTAATGGCATTTGGGACACAGCATCTCAGGgaagatcacagaatcataaaatggtttAGGGTCGGAAAGGACCTTTAAatgtcatctagtccaaccctgctgccatgagcagggacatctttaactagatcaggttgctcagagccccatccagcctgaccttgaatgtttccagggatggggcatctaccacctctccgggcaacctctgccagtgtctcaccaccctcagtgtaaaaaatttcttccttagatCTAGTTGGAATCTCCCCTCTTtaagtttaaaaccattaacccttgtcctattgctacaaGATGAGCAAGGTGCCAATCCTCCCTCTGTGCCCCTTCCACCAGCAAGGCAAAGCGTCCCTGCCCTAACCCAAACAGCCCTGCCTTTGTCACCACGTCCTCTCGCACAGCCACAGCGCAACCTCCAGCAGTGGCTACGACGATCACGCTCTGCCAACCCAGCTGCCCGCCCTCAAACCCTGCCTGCTCAGCGCTTGCCCGCACAAAGAGTCCTTTGACTGTGGCCAGCCCCGCCTTGGCGGGCTTCACAGCTGCGCAAACGGTCGTTCCACCCTAAAAGCGTGTTTTGGGGGGACATTTTTACCACAGAAGCCTGCCTACTCCTCATGGACAGAGCACCAGCGGCTGCCCCGCTTCAGTCTCCCCCCTGAGGGGGAAGGGGACGCCGCGGCTGGGCGTACGACTGCCTGCTCACCTCGGCCGGCGGTGCCCTCGCTCTAACGGCAGCCCCGagcgccgctgcccgccggggAAAGGGAGCGGCACGGGCGGCGGCTGGGACCGGCCCGGCGCCCCCCAGCGACCGTTACCGACATTGTCCCTCACACAGCCGCCGCTTCCCgctcttttctcccccatcATGCGGCTGCCGCTTGCCCCCCTTTTCTCACCCCTCAGGCTGCTGCCGCTTCCCGCCCTTTTCTCCCCTCACGTTGCTGCCGCTTCCcacccttttctccccccctcaCGCTGCTGCCGCTTCCCgcccttttctccccccctcaCGCTGCTGCCGCTTCCCgcccttttctccccccctcaCGCTGCTGCCGCTTCCCgctcttttctcccccatcATGCGGCTGCCGCTTCCCacccttttctcccccctcaGGCTGCTCCCGCTTCCTGCCCTTTTCTCTGCTCACGTTGCTGCCACTTCCCACCCTTTTCTCCCCTCACACTGCTGCCgcttccctctcttttctccacTCATGCGGCTGCCGCTTCCCGCCCTTTTCCCCGCCTCACACTGCTGCCgcttccctctcttttctccacTCATGCGGCTGCCGCTTCCCGCCCTTTTCTCACCCCTCAGGCTGCTACCACTTCCCGCCCTTTTCTCACCCCTCAGCCACTCTCGCTTCCtgccctttttctcccctcactCTGCCGCTGCTTCCCGCCCTTTTCTCCCCTCATGGGGCTGCCGCTTCCCacccttttctcccccctcatgctgctgctgcttcccgcCCTTTTCTCCCCTCACCTTCCTACTGCTTCCCGCCCTTTTCTCACCCCTCAGCCACTCTCGCTTCCtgccctttttctcccctcactCTGCCGCTGCTTCCCGCCCTTTTCTCCCCTCATGGGGCTGCCGCTTCCCACCCTTTTCACCCACTTATGCTGCTGGCACTTCCCACCCTTTCCTCCCCTCATGCTGCTGCCACTTCACacccttttctcccccctcactctgctgctgcttcccgcccttttcccccctcatgCTGCTGCCGCTTCCCTGCCTTTGGCTGCCTCCCACCCCATGTTCCTACCCATAACAGATGATGGTGCAGGCTCCGTGCCAGTGGAATGTCCGTACTGCCAAACGAGGGAAAGTGGAGGGCAGAGGCTGGCATCAAAGTTATGTGAGCAGGGTAACGGGTCTCTGACAAGAAGCAGGAAGCATTAGGGGGTCTGaggggggaaggagagcagtTGGCATTGGGTGGTGGTTTGGTGATGGTGGCTGGTAGTTTTGGGCATGGTGGGAGTAGGGCCTGTCAGGGCAAACTGGAGCCAGGAGGGAGATGTGGATTTGGGAGGGATGTGGGGTGTGGCAGGTGGGAAAGGCTCTGTGGTAGCCAGCCACGACCAAGCACAGGCAGATCCACGGGCAAGAGCTGAGAGGAACAAGAGGCGCCGGCATGAGGAGTGGGAAAAGGTGAGCACAAGAGGGTTATGGGTGCTTCTCTCCGGCAAGAGCCAGGTTCCCAGCCATCGCATGGGGCTGCCAGAAACTTGTTTGGTATTAAAGCAGCATTCAGTCACAGCAGTGTTTGTCAGCTGGAGAAAACACCCCAGTCACCTTAGCAAACCCAGACCAGAAGGCTGCTCACCCTCCAGAGGGTTTACACCACCTTgttccccctcttccccttgGGTGTGGGGTTTACCTGGTCCACCACAGAGGGATCCCCTCAAATCCCATCCATGTGGATGAAGACCAAGAGCCTCCATTTCAGACAGCTCCTGCTTGAGCTGAAATCCCCACAGAGCCGCAGTTCCAGGGGACTGAGAGTCTCCTGTGTTTTCCccagagctcttttttttttttttttttttttttgtcatggcttttctttttagcttgCAAGACTTCTGTTAGGAGCTGTTGAGAAGCATTTTGTGGCCCGGATGTTCTGCAGCTCCTTCTGGACCGAGCAGCCTATTTGCAGGTGCGTTTACTAGCGGTGGATTTACGTGCATGTGTGTTTATTCTCCACTTTCTCCCCAGGATGGGAACTCATCTCTATATGGAGGAATTTCATGAAGGAGGAAATCACATAGGTAAGCTAGGGGAAAAcaatagaaaggaaacaaacaaaaaaataaccgacccccaaaaagcagcaaaattataGATGATATATTACAATAcaacttaaaaaattacttacaaaACATTATACAGGCCGCCGGCTCACCACCAGGGGGCACACctctgctttttaagaaaactaaaaagcaaaGACCGGTGCccctttaaatttctttttatcgGACGGcaccaagaaaataattttttacttttttttttttttcctcccctccctcctcccccaagcACTGGGCTGGGTTAATCTCCATGCAGAAATTCACTTGTTTTTTTGGGGAAATCCAAAATTACGCCGCAGGGACCAGTATTGATGGTTGTATCCACTCctttaaataatataattaatttaaaaaataaaaaacacagtaaaaacacAATGTCCTTCTTCCTTACTTCCTTCCACGAGCTAGGGATAGGCTTTGTCGGAGGCTTTTTAAACACGCCCTTTGTAAGAGGGGTGATTTGCAATGACTGGAGGTAGGACTGAGGACAGGGACTGGAACCCTTTTGAGCTAAtgggtgcagcagggaagagaagtAGCACCTTGATGGGAGAGGcaagtttttttcaaattaattagcCTTGATTAGCAGAGTAGCAAAGTCAAGTGGCCACTCCACCTATATGAGTCAGGCTGGGCCAGACTACAGAGCCCAGGTAGGTCGGTGCATTGTCAGGGGTGGActgttgctgttgctgtggGGTTGCATACAATGAGGGTAACGCTCCTGGGAACAGATGCGTCCCTGGGTCCATTCCCTTCTGACCCCGAGAGACTGGCTTTGAAGCACGAGGGTTGCCGTGGTGCGAATCCACACACGCAGAGAGGTATGAGAGCTCTCTTGGTGCTAATCCCAAACACGTGCTAGCGGTGCTTGACCAGCCTGCCAGCGTCATCCCGGGCTTGCTCGCCACGTTAGGCTTTAAAACCCTCCGGCTCTCCAGGCAGAGAGCAAACCTGAGTACTGTTCCCTCTGCTTGATGGGTGTGCTCCTCGAGGGGTTCCCCCTGGGGTGGTGGGGCCTGTGGGGGAGCATGGAATATAAGCCCTGGGAATGCTGGGAAAGAGCAGTGGGATTCAGAGGAAGATACGGGGAGGAAGGGAGCACTGCTGGGCGCCAAGGGAGGTAGCCAGTGGATCTGTTaaaaattttcctctctgtctctctacatattaaaatatagaTTTATTCTAAGCGTTAAAGTCTCTTTGGCATCTCTCCAGACCCTGGCCCCCATGGGGGTGGCAGCGGCAGCGTGTCGGTCTCGGTGCTTGTGGGCAGGGTTGGCACCTCGGCTCCTCGCAGCAGCGGGTGGGTGACATGATGCGAGGGCGAGGTGGGTCCTGCTGCTTCGCTGCTCGGAGGCGGTGGGGGGATGCAAGGAGGCAAGGTTTGCCCCACTGGAGGCCAGGGTGTGGCAGGGAGGGTGACGGTTTGGTCCTAGCCGAGGAAACAGACTGGGCCCACCTCGAACCCGAACCTCTGGCCGGGCTCGCCGAAGTCCATGACGCGTACATCCAGCAGCGGGAGCTGCTCCAGGCGGGGCGTGCTCACCTCTAGCACCGTCCGGCTGGAGCCCTTTCGTGCCTGCAGTGGAGGGGAGGCAGGCGGATGGGTCAGGGACTGGGGGGCACCAGGAGCACCAGTCTGGGACAGGGTCACACCGGATGAACCCTTCTCTCTTATCCAGCAGCCTCCGCTACTCCAGCATTACCCAGGCTCAACCCTGGAGTGTCTCTTGTCCAGCCACCCCTTCTCCATGGACCCTGGCGTTTCACTGGATCATTTCTCGCCAGGGCACCCTACTTACACTCATGGCACCCCCCAAGGGAGAGATCCTACCTTCTCTCAGTTCTTCCATCCCTCCACCTTAGTGTCTTCTAGTGCTTCCTCCTCGTTACCCATTTGTGCCTTCACCCATCCCTTTTTCTTCAACTTTCTCTCCCCGTGTCTCCTCCAGACCCCACGTATCTGGCATCCACTGacgtccctgtccccactgtccacctctgcctgctcccatGCCATGCTCACCGAGCAGCCGTCCATCACAGCTTTGATGTAGGGGCTGGTGTCGTAGCTGATCTCCTCCTCGTTGGCAGCCAGGAAGCGGAGGGCATGCTGGTGGTCCCCAGAGATGGTGCTGTGCCAGGCCACCGAGCGGTGGCAGTGGTAGGTGAAGTTCTGGCGGGCAGAGACGCTGAGGAGCCGTAGGAAGGTCAGCTGCACCACGCCAAGGGGCTGGGTCTCCGAGTCCATGTAGGAGAACTGCAGGACCAGGAGATGAGTTAATGGGGGCTGATGGCCAGAGGCATGTGAAAAGCGGGGTCTGCTGGGATCTAGACCACCCTGGAGGAgacagctggggaagggaagatgtTCAGAAGGGCTGACAGGTTCAAGGTCACGTGGGAGacacttctctttctccttggaaacggagaggaagagaggcatCCAGCCACTCCTGAGACAGCACCAAGGTAAGCGGCTGGGGACACGCTAAGAGCATTATAGGAGAGGGCAACAAAACTGTAAGTCAGAGCGCAGGCAGGGTGCCTAGGGAAAGGCAGGGGTCTTGCCAGGGGCCATGCGGGATTGACACACAGGCCAGCATTCTCAGACCACATCCTTcctggaagagaagggagacTACCTGCAGGGAACGCATCCTCGGGGCCTCACCCATCAGTGCCGCAGGGGGCTCAGCCCACCCCCGCGAGCTACGTCCTTaccctgctgccctcctggAACTGACTGAACCACTGCTGGGGCACCTCCTCTTCCCACGCTGACATCTTCACCTGGAAGAGGAGAGGCAGCCATAAGTGAAGTGGGGAGCACCCCATGCCGTCCTCTTCTCATGGCTGATCCCCCCTACCCTGTCTCCCAAGGCTGCACTGGGACCCCACGTGCCAAGCTGCCCGCGGCTTCGCTCACCTCCTGTACATCCTTGCTGGGAAAGACACAGGTCTCCCCGCCTGCTGTGAAGTTGCAGTAAACCTTGAAAGAGTCTCGAGCGCAGCCCTGGTTGGGGTCAATCCAGTACTCACCTgcgcagggaggagaggggtcAGCACACGGGGCGGTGCTGCTGCCCTAACTGCCATCCTTCCCCCGCTGCCACTGGCACGGCTCACCGTCAGACAGGCCTgggtggctgagctgcaggtcCTGGCAGGTACGGGCAGGGTTGTCCCGGGTGCCCATCGGGCGCCGCAGCCCCTCGATCTCCTGCTTGAGGGAGTTGAGGGAGCCGAAGATCTCCTCCATGCCGTCGGCGTAATCGCGAGCCGCCTGGTCGGCGGCCGCTCTCTCTCCATCCTCGCCCTCCTCCTCATCCACCAGCTTGCTGGCGTCGATGGAGCGCTTGCTCTTCTTGGGCAGCTGGATCGGCAGGGGCTGGATCACCTCCCCAGGGGGGCCCTGTGGCAGGCACAGCATTGTCAGCACCCAAGCACAGGGGGCTGTGAAGCCCCCACTCCTCAGGGCCCCAAACCATGCCATGCTCAGGCTCCGAGATAGGAGACATCCCTCCGCGTCCATTCCTGGGTGTCATTTTACCTACCTacatccccccccccgtgtcATCCCTTCCCTGGTGCCAATGCTTGAGCCACTCACCGGGTGTCCAGGGGGTCCTGGGGGTCCACGTTCACCTTTGGGTCCTGCTTGGCCCTAGAGGAAACAGACACTCACGGATATCAGCCTCGGGCAGGACTGAAGGTGGTGGCAGGGTGGGGGCACCGGCGCGGCGCTTACCATGGCTCCCTTGGCACCTTTGGGACCAGCTGGGCCCTGCAAAGCAAGACCAGGTCTGTCAGTGACCGGACCTGGcatggtggggtggggagacaGCAGCCCCCCACAAACACAGGGAGGGAAACTGGAAGCCCAGGTGCAAGGACGAGTGAGGGGGAGCGAGCAGCAGGGCTTGGAGAGGGAGGGATGTGGGACGGGCAGCACGTGGGGGGCACTCACAGGAAGTCCAGGGGGGCCAGCGGGGCCGATGGGTCCAGTAGCACCAGGGATCCCCTACatgaaagaagagcagaaacCGGCGTGAGGAAACTGCGACAGCCCCATTCCCacctcccccagcaccctgcaggaCTCCCCACTcccagacacccccccccccggttgtCCTCTACCCCCCGCTTTTACAATCCCCACCTGCGTGGACCCCTCCAAACCACAATCCTGTCCTCATCCCCCCCCAGGGTCCCCCATTTTGCAGGCCCCCGCACTCACAGTTTCTCCTTTCTGCCCTGTGGAGCCCTGGGGGCCAGGGAGACCTCGgtctcccttctccccctgctcccctgggggTCCGATCAGGCCGATGAGACCAGGGTGGCCCTGGGGAGACACAAGAGGAGATCAGCACGCAGCCACAAACAGGGACTTGGTGGGTGCCCGGGTGGGGCACAGCACTCGGGGGACACATAGGAACCAGCCCGCCCAGTGCTGGCTGCCCAGCGAGGTTTAGGGTCTTGGCTCCCAAGTGTGGGGCATGTCCCACACCGGGGTGCCACAGTCACCAACTTGTGTTGGTGACCCAGAGCACGGGTCGCTTGCTGCACCTCACTCACCTTCTCTCCTTTAGCGCCGGTGTCACCTTTGAGGCCGGGGAGACCCGGGGGACCCTGCAGAGGTACACAGGAGATGTGGGGAGCATAAAGCGGGGGACCCCTCCTTGGGGTGCCGCAGCAGGGGAGAGGGGTCCACACTCACCACTGGTCCTGGGGGTCCAGCCTGGCCTGTGGTCCCCGGTTTGCCTTGTTCTCCCTGCGCAGGCGAGAGGACAAGGTAAGCCTCTCCGGTCCGGAGTCGGTGCCACCAGTGGCAGCACACACCCCGGGCAGCCCCCCATGAACTGCGGGCACGGTACACAGGTCCCAGCCCCCTCCCAGGGTGACGGTCAGACCCTTGCCTCTCTtctgccctgtgccagcaggCCCCACTGCGCTTTCACCGCAAGCACGGGACCCTGGTGCCCTGTCACCGGGATGTCAGCACTTACCACTGAGCCAGGCAGACCTCTGAGGCCATCGGggccctgcttcccagcaagGCCCTGGGGACCCATGGGACCCGTCTTGCCAGGAGCACCCACTGCACCCGGTTCTCCCTGTGGGGACAGAGGAGCCGGATGAGGCCGATCCCATGTGCCGGTGCACGGAGCTCGGCAGCGCCGCTGGGGTCTCCTCACGGGGCATCGCTGGACCCCAGCGTGGGGGGGTCATCAAATCGCTCACCTTTGCGCCCTTCTCACCCTGACGCCCTTCAGGGCCGGGAGAGCCAGCTGGGCCCTGCGGAGAAGAGAAACAGGGCGGTGAGGGACAGGGACATCCAGGCGGGTGGCATGGGATGTGCCACAGCCAGAGCTGGGCTCACCCAGCGCTTACCCTCTTCCCCAGGGGACCGGGAGGACCGTTCTCGCCTGTCGGACCCGGTGAGCCCTAcggaaggagaagagaaagaagtcGAGTGAGCTGGCCTTGTCCCAGAAACGGGATGGAGAGGAAGGCAAGGAGGAGGATCCCGTGCCACGTGAGGAGCACCCAGAGGGATGGGAGGATCCCAGGGCCAGGGAGACCACATCCAATGGCCGCGGAAGGGAGGACAGGCTGGGCTCCCCACACCCCAGTGTTCCCAAAGCAGCGGGGTCAATCCGGTCCCAAACCTCGCAGGGGGTTCTGGTTGAGATGTCCCCTCCCAGGGCAATGGCGAGAGGGTGACACACCGGAACGGGGCACTCACCGGCTCTCCAGGCTCTCCGTCCTCCCCACGCTCGCCCTTGGCACCATCCTGGCCCTGTCGGGAAGAGAAAACCTGGAGTCAGCAGGAgaccccccacacaccccccacctCTGAATCCCAACCCCATTCCCAGGGAAGCCCCCTCCAGTGGTGGGAGAAGCCCGGAAGGGGTGGGATGTGACACTCACCCTAGGACCCATTTCACCTGGGGGTCCGGGGTCACCTGGAAAGCCAACGGGACCCTGAAACAGAGAGAGCTGCTAGCCTGAGGGGACCCCAGACCTCCACCCCAAGGGGTCCCAATGCCTTCCCGGAGCAAACCTCCCTCCCCCTGTCCCCCGCATCCCAGTGGGGACACGGCACTCACGGGGTTGCCCTTGGGCCCGTCATCGCCGGGGGGTCCTTTCCCTCCAGGCGGCCCTGCAGCACCGGCAGCTCCggcttctcccttctcccctcgCTCTCCTCGCGGGCCCTGCAGTGCAAGATGGGGTCGGCAGCTGGCGGGAGCAGCTGGGGGACGGGGACAGATTGGGGGGTGTCTCTGCTGCCACTCACCTTGACTCCTGGCTCCCCTTGGATTCCCGGAGCTCCCGATTCACCGGGGTCCCCCTGAAACAAGAACAGAGAGAAGTCAagcccccccctcccagtgccaCCCTGTCCCCGCTCTGGGATCAGTCCCTTGTCCCGCAGCGTCACGTCCTCGCCCCACCTCTGCGCCCCGCTAGTGCGGCTCCCGTCCCCGTCCCAGTCCCCTCCCAGTAGTGAACCCCGATGTCCAAGGACATACCTTCTCACCAGGAGGTCCCAAGTTCCCGACGCCTccggggggtccctggggtccctatggggtgggggggggtgggaaagcAGAGCCGGTCACCTTCCCCAcgtggggaagggcagggggggCAACGGGGGGAAAGCGGGGTCACTTACGTCAGCTCCAGAGGGTCCAGCTGGGCCACGGGGACCTGGGGGGCCAGGCGGGCCCTGGGAGAAAGCACAGAGTGAGAATATTCCTGGgctaccccccccccagagTGACACggggccagggtggggggggcaaGATCACTTACCATGGGGCCCACGTCACCCGTTTCACCCTTCTCACCAGCCGGACCCGGCAACCCCTGGAGTGAGAGAGAGCATTaaaaaggggcggggggggggcatagcGGGTGATGGGGGGGGGCAGATGTGGGGCgctgggtggtggggggaaaACAGCGATGAATATGTAAATGGGGGGGGCGGCTGGGCACATCTGGATGCAACAGGTGGGAGGTGCAGAGAGCTGGGGCACAGCTGGatggggattgggggggggcacagctggATGGGGGCAGCAGGGGATGCTTCCAGCTGGGCACCCAAACCCCCAGCCccttctgggggggggggggggtgtgtgttgtgtcccccccccagtctggggacaggcaggacgGGTGCGGTGGCACTGCCCCAGAGTGAGGGGGTGGCTGTGgggtactgggggggggggggggggggctgctcaCCTGGAGTCCgatggggccgggggggccatTGAAGCCCCGCGTCCCCTCGTCGCCCTTGGCCCCGAAGTGTCCCTGGGGACCTCTGGCACCCGGTTCCCCGTCGGCACCCTGCAAGGTGGGAAGAAGGGTCGGCCGCCGCTCGCCCCTGGGGACCAGACCCGAGGACAGGGACGTCTCCTCGCCGAGGCCGTCCCCTCTCCTCGGTGTGACCCCAGGGGTGAcacaggaccccccccccccccccctttttgcATCGTGCCCCCAACCGTGGCGGTTGCCCTGCCTCCGGGATACTCACGGCTGCTCCGGGCTGCCCGACCGACCCGATGGGCCCAGGGGGACCAGGAGGACCCtgcgagggagggagggggtcaGCGAGGCTGGGACAGCCCcgggggacagtggggacaaggtctggggcgggggggggacgacaccaGTCACACTCACGTGCTCGCCCTTATTGCCTTTGCTGCCCTTTTGTCCTGGCTCGCCCACCTCACCCTaaggggggagaaggagggtgCTCAGCggtgagggggggggacacggggacaccaGGGCAGGGTCAGACCTCACCTTGTCACCGTCCTCCCCAGGACCGCCGGGGGGGCCGGCTGGGCCAGGTAAACCCACGGGACCCTGAACGCCATCGCGGCCAGCGGGACCCATGGGGCCCTTCTCACCCTAGAGGGAtaggaaaagggggggggacgacgaGGGAGGGGGGGATGAGGGGTGCAGGCACCCACCCCCTTGCACCCCTCCCGGACCCACCGCCTCTTCCCTGCGGGATGCCAGCGGGATGTCCCTGAGCACTCACGGGAACTCCTTTCTCTCCGGCGGGGCCCGGTGGTCCCTGCGGTCCCGGTCGTCCTGGGGGGCCAACGGGACCACCTTGTCCCGGACCACCTCTCTCCCCAGGAGACCCCTGGGGAaagatggaggggggggggtgtctcagCCCGAGGGGAGCCGTGGGGCCGCGGCGAGCAGGACACCAGGGGTCACGGAGGGGGGAGACACTCACTGCGGGTCCCGGGGGTCCCGCCGGTCCCTCGTTGCCCTTCAGCCCCGGGCCACCCTgcaaggaagggggggggggggcggtgtcgGTGTGATGCTGCTGGGGGTGAGG from Aquila chrysaetos chrysaetos unplaced genomic scaffold, bAquChr1.4, whole genome shotgun sequence includes the following:
- the LOC115338191 gene encoding collagen alpha-2(XI) chain-like, with product GFQGKTGPPGPPGVVGPQGAAGESGPMGERGHPGPPGPPGEQGLPGPSGKEGTKGDPGPTGSPGKDGPAGLRGFPGERGLPGTPGGPGLKGNEGPAGPPGPAGSPGERGGPGQGGPVGPPGRPGPQGPPGPAGEKGVPGEKGPMGPAGRDGVQGPVGLPGPAGPPGGPGEDGDKGEVGEPGQKGSKGNKGEHGPPGPPGPIGSVGQPGAAGADGEPGARGPQGHFGAKGDEGTRGFNGPPGPIGLQGLPGPAGEKGETGDVGPMGPPGPPGPRGPAGPSGADGPQGPPGGVGNLGPPGEKGDPGESGAPGIQGEPGVKGPRGERGEKGEAGAAGAAGPPGGKGPPGDDGPKGNPGPVGFPGDPGPPGEMGPRGQDGAKGERGEDGEPGEPGSPGPTGENGPPGPLGKRGPAGSPGPEGRQGEKGAKGEPGAVGAPGKTGPMGPQGLAGKQGPDGLRGLPGSVGEQGKPGTTGQAGPPGPVGPPGLPGLKGDTGAKGEKGHPGLIGLIGPPGEQGEKGDRGLPGPQGSTGQKGETGIPGATGPIGPAGPPGLPGPAGPKGAKGAMGQAGPKGERGPPGPPGHPGPPGEVIQPLPIQLPKKSKRSIDASKLVDEEEGEDGERAAADQAARDYADGMEEIFGSLNSLKQEIEGLRRPMGTRDNPARTCQDLQLSHPGLSDGEYWIDPNQGCARDSFKVYCNFTAGGETCVFPSKDVQEVKMSAWEEEVPQQWFSQFQEGSRFSYMDSETQPLGVVQLTFLRLLSVSARQNFTYHCHRSVAWHSTISGDHQHALRFLAANEEEISYDTSPYIKAVMDGCSARKGSSRTVLEVSTPRLEQLPLLDVRVMDFGEPGQRFGFEVGPVCFLG